Sequence from the Terriglobia bacterium genome:
GTAAACGAGCGGGAGCTCGATGCCCGCGCTCTTGAACAGCGTTGCGAGCGACATCTTGTCCACCGCCTTCAGGAACGCCTCGTCGGCCGAGATGACTCCTCGCTTCACGAGGTCCAGGAGGGCGTCGACCATCAGCACCATCCCGTGCTTTCGGCCGGCCTGCATGATGCTCGGGATCTGGAACGTCTTCGCCTCCCGAATCAGGTTGGCGACGGCCGGCGTGCCGATGAGGACCTCCATCGCGGCGACCCGGCCCCCGCTCTTCCTGCGGAGGAGGATCTGCGAGATCACGCCCTTCAGCGATTCCGACAGCATCACCCGGATCTGGGACTGCCGGTCCGCGGGGAACTGGTCGATGATCCGGTCGACGGTGGACGGCGCGGTGGACGTGTGCAGCGTTCCGAACACGAGGTGGCCGGTCTCCGCGGTCTCGATGGCGATGGCGACGGTCTCGAGATCGCGCATCTCTCCGACGAGGACGATGTCCGGATCCTCGCGCAGCGCGGCGCGCAGCGCCGACTTGAAGCTCGACGTGTGGCTCCCCACCTCCCGCTGGTTGACGAGACACTTCCGGCTCGGGTGGACGAACTCGATCGGGTCCTCGATGGTGAGGATGTGGTCGGTCCGGTTCCGGTTGATGTGGTCGATCAGGGTCGCCAGGGTCGTGGACTTGCCGGAGCCGGTCGGCCCCGTCACGAGCACGAGGCCCTTGGAGAGGAAGCAGAGGTCGAGAATCGCCTTGGGAAGCCCGAGGTCCTCGGCCGAGGGGATCCGGCTCGGGATCACCCGGAACACGCCGCCGACTCCCTTGCGGTCCGCGAACACGTTGCAGCGGAAACGCGCGACCCCCGGAATCTCGTGGGCGAAGTCGGTGTCCGACGCGGATTCGAACTCCTTCTTGA
This genomic interval carries:
- a CDS encoding type IV pilus twitching motility protein PilT yields the protein MLRALADRGARELRLAEGAQPVFAYPDGERAVSAASLTRGQIIALLSEVSSPDDARRISAGEPARFAYRLPDGKSFAFSSSVSDGTLAVRATPAATAPDSAPTASAAAPAASESVGLKPFDPTALRPGAPAIEAHLTYLVEVGGSDLHLSADEHPTVRLHGEMMRIPGTAACSPEETARLLFQLLPPRFKKEFESASDTDFAHEIPGVARFRCNVFADRKGVGGVFRVIPSRIPSAEDLGLPKAILDLCFLSKGLVLVTGPTGSGKSTTLATLIDHINRNRTDHILTIEDPIEFVHPSRKCLVNQREVGSHTSSFKSALRAALREDPDIVLVGEMRDLETVAIAIETAETGHLVFGTLHTSTAPSTVDRIIDQFPADRQSQIRVMLSESLKGVISQILLRRKSGGRVAAMEVLIGTPAVANLIREAKTFQIPSIMQAGRKHGMVLMVDALLDLVKRGVISADEAFLKAVDKMSLATLFKSAGIELPLVY